In Corythoichthys intestinalis isolate RoL2023-P3 chromosome 11, ASM3026506v1, whole genome shotgun sequence, a single genomic region encodes these proteins:
- the LOC130924502 gene encoding thiosulfate:glutathione sulfurtransferase-like, with amino-acid sequence MISHNTRKTLHSVVHSLCSTANFNRLSSTTTDSVIMDISYEDLKALLEHPNICLIDVRTQSEVDKGRIPGSLHIPVDAVEVALQMSPEEFKAKYGVNKPQFNSSELVFHCQMGKRGETATCKAKQLGYSHARNYTGGYKEWSERGGQ; translated from the exons ATGATTAGTCACAACACCAGGAAGACTTTGCACTCTGTGGTCCATTCATTGTGCAGCACTGCAAACTTTAACAGGCTGTCTTCGACTACGACGGATTCAG TCATTATGGATATATCATATGAGGATCTGAAAGCACTTTTGGAGCACCCAAATATATGTCTTATTGACGTCCGTACTCAGTCGGAAGTGGACAAGGGACGTATACCTGGATCTCTTCATATCCCAG TTGATGCAGTGGAAGTGGCCTTACAGATGTCACCAGAAGAATTCAAAGCAAAATACGGAGTTAACAAGCCACAGTTCAACTCCTCAGAGCTGGTCTTTCATTGCCAAATGGGAAAACGAGGGGAAACGGCCACATGCAAAGCAAAGCAACTTGGCTACTCGCA TGCACGAAATTACACCGGAGGATACAAGGAGTGGTCTGAGAGAGGAGGGCAATGA